GTCGACTACCTCAAGGGCCCGAAAGCCGCTGCCATCATCCAGTCCTACGGTTATCAACTGTAAATGAGCCTCTCGAGTGCCGATTTTTCCGCCATCTGGCTGACCCTGAAACTGGCGTCCCTGACCACGCTGATCCTGCTGGTCGTCGGCACTCCGATTGCCCTGTGGCTGTCGCGCACCCGTTCCTGGCTGCGCGGGCCGGTCGGTGCCGTGGTGGCCCTGCCCCTGGTGCTGCCACCCACGGTGATAGGTTTCTACCTGCTGCTGGCCCTGGGGCCCCAGGGTTTCCTGGGTCAGCTCACCCAGTCCCTGGGATTGGGCACCCTGACCTTCAGCTTCAGCGGCCTGGTGCTGGGCTCGGTGATCTATTCCATGCCTTTCGTCGTGCAACCGCTGCAGAACGCCTTTTCCGCCATCGGCAGTCGCCCGCTGGAGGTCGCCGCCACCTTGC
This genomic stretch from Pseudomonas sp. Os17 harbors:
- the modB gene encoding molybdate ABC transporter permease subunit, whose translation is MSLSSADFSAIWLTLKLASLTTLILLVVGTPIALWLSRTRSWLRGPVGAVVALPLVLPPTVIGFYLLLALGPQGFLGQLTQSLGLGTLTFSFSGLVLGSVIYSMPFVVQPLQNAFSAIGSRPLEVAATLRAGPWDSFFTVILPLARPGFITASILGFAHTVGEFGVVLMIGGNIPDKTRVVSVQIYDHVEAMEYAQAHWLAGAMLVFSFLVLLALYSSRKTKAGWS